The genomic segment CCGGGCGACGTCATTTTGATGACCAGGGCGGTTACCGCCCACACCGGCGCGAAAGCCGCGAGTAAGGAAGTGGCGGCCACGACGTCCATAACGCGCTTTATGAAGCGGTTGAAACCGGTAAGGCGGAACTGCCTTAAGGCGAAGACCGGTATTCCCAACGCCTCGTCGGCGTAAACCTTCGACGTCATAAGTTCCAACGTCGACGGCAACATTCTAACCTCGACGCCCTTGATATCACATTCCAGCACCAGGTCCAACAAAACCTGGTCGGGGACGTCACCGCCGAAAAATACTACCGCCACTCTTTCACGCCCGACGACTTCGAAGAAATCCTCCAAGTCGCCCAAAACCTTACAACCCTTTTCCGCCTCGCCCCCCGCCCGTATCACGCCCACGAGGTAGTAGTCGCTGGCGGGGCCGTCCAGTAAACGCTTGCAGAGCTCGTTCGCCGCGACGGACGTCCCCACGACCAACGTCCGCTTCGCCCCCACCCCTCTCTTCAGAAGGTACCCGCGTACGTACACCGCCGCGGCACGCGCCACGCACAACCCCATAAAAGCGAAAACCGCGGCGACGGCCAATACCAACCGCGAGTAAGAAAACCCGCGATATACGAATCCTACCCCGCCGAGAAAAACCGACCCCAACAGAACGCCGCCCAGCAACGCGAAAACCGTGTCCCAGCCGAAATTCCGGCCGCGGCGACCGTAAAGGTCGAGCGCTTTCAGTATCGTCAGCCAGAGCACCACCACCACCGGCAACGGATACAAATACGGCTCGAACGGCGGCCGACCTATACCGGGCAACATGGGCAGCAGGCCGAACCTGAAGAAGTACGCCCCGGCGAAAGCGACCACTATTACCAGCGCGTCCAACAGAGCCAATATTAAAGCGAACGCCAACGGTTCTCCTCTACGGCTTATCCAGCGGCTTGGGCGCCAGTATTACTTCCTTCTTCTCGAGCCGGTCGACCTCCCGGCAGAATTTAACGAATTTCTTATAGTCGCCGGGCGATATGTCACCCTGGTCGATAAACAACCGGCGCTTTATAATCAACCTATCTCCCTCCAACCCCAGCTCGAGCGTATACTCGGACTTAGGCCCCCGTAAATGTTCGTCGCCGGGCATCCAACGGACTCCGTACCCGCGCGGTATTTTCACGCGGACGTCGTCGACCCAAGCCTCCGGCCTTTCGATGCGGAGCGGGTATCGCCTCTTCTCGGCGCTTATGAAGACCTGGGCCAAAGTGAGCTCGTACGGTACCACGCGTACCGCCAAGTCACCGCCCCGTACGCGAGCGAAATTGGGAACGCTCCCCTCGAAGTTCAACGCGAACTCGCCGCTCAGGTCGTAGAGGTTATCGAAGCTATAACCGTCTATCGTCGCCGCGGCGAAAATTCGCGACAGGCTCACTTCGACGTTGGCCTCCTGCTCCTCGGGGTTGGTGAAGCTCTCACGGTACGCGCCGCGTAAGCCGCGGTACGCGCGCCGCCCTTTAAACGTCGCGCCGCCGCTCCAATCGAGCTCGAGATCCATTTCAAGGGCGATGCTGTCTTCCTCGAACGGACCGGTAGGAACGCGCCCTATCTCGAAACCCTCGTCGTCAACTATGAGCGCCGGTTTGCCGTAGGCCGCGGTCCACACGTCGCCGAAGGCAAACGTGTCCAACAGCGGGTCGGCGTACGTCCCTTGGGCCCCGAGCGTCGGGAAATAGACTAAAACAGTATCGAATAATTCCGGCGTCACCACGTCCCATTCGTTTTTCGAACCGCCGGTCCCCACTAACGCCAGTTTCACCGGGATACCGAGCTCGCGGCACAACGCCACGATAAGCACTGCGCGGTCTACCGTACGGCCGCGGCCGCGGAAAGCGGTGAGCCGCGCCGGCGCCGGGTAGTACACGCTACCGCCCGAGCTCTCAACCTCGCGCAATACGAAGTAATACACGGCGGCCGCCCGGGCGGCATCGCCGCCTTCGGGCAACTCCACCACGGCTAAACGCTTCCGTAAAAAATCGTCGACGTCGAACTTCCCGAACAACTCGCCCCGGTACCATTCCGCCACCGTATCGACGTCCGACATCGTCGTGACGCGAACGTACGGCGCGTACGCTTCCTTGGCCGGCATCATCGGTTCCTCTACTATCGCCGGCACGTCGCGCCGTTGGAATATGTACGCCGTACGGCCGTCGCCGCGGACGCGCTTCGCCTTCAGCCGTTGGTTGCCGGCCTTAAATTCTAAACGGTCGCCCGCCGGAAAATCGTCGCCGACGACGACGGCGAAACGGGTGGACAACAGCGCCTCGCCCAATTCCGCCATATAGAACGGCTGGGAATAATATTGCAGCAGGTTGAATATCATACGTTTGTTTATATTCAGGTCGTACGCGACTTCCAGAACGGCGCCCGGGACGACACGCTCCATAGATATGACTTTGTAGCCGTCCGAATCCTTAATCGAAACCGCGTCCACGACATCGCCCGAGGCCGCGTGGGTTCGCGCCTCGACGATCTCGGTCCCGGCGCCGGACATAACCGTTATCTCGCCCCAGCGTTCGCGCCCGGCGTCGCTCACTATCTCCATAAGGTTATGGTTCGATTCGCGGAAAGTGAAGTCGTTATTCAAATAGACGACCGACTGGTCGAGGAGCATAACCGAATCCGCGCGCGGGTAATCGCCGTCCTCCACTTTCTTTTGCAATAAATCGTCGACTTCGACGGAAAGAGCCTTGGCGACGGCGTCGGCGGGGATAGCCCCTTCCCGCTCCAAATAGTGCCGCGTGCGGAAGTCGCTGACGTCCAACGCCAGCGCTTCGCGTAAGACGCCGAAAGCATCCTCGCCGGCGCCCAGGCTGCGCAGATAGTAACCCCACTGGCGCCTTATCTCCGCCGAACGCGGCAGCGCCGCGGCCCCTTTCTCGAACCACTCCAACGCGGCGCCTTCGTCGCCCCGCCGCGCCGCCAGGTCCGCCATCCCGAGATACGCGTCCTCATCGTAAGGGTCGAAAGCGAGAATCTCGCGGTAGTGCGCCGCCGCCTTTTCCGGTTGGCCGAGGAAGAGGTACGCTTCGGCCAGTTTCGCGCGCGCGTACGCGTCGTCGGCCTTGACGGCGACGTACTTCTCATAGTAATCGACCGCGCGCGCCGTATTGTCGTTATCATAATAGAAATCGCCCAGCTGCAACAACGCGCGGTGGGCGGCCGGGTTGATATTTAACGCTCTCTCGCCTTGCCGGAGGAGCTCTGCGTCCCAACCCTCGCGCGCGGCTATGTCGACCAGGCCGCATACGGAAGACACGTACGCCGGGTTCGCTCGCAACGTCTCCCGGTAATAA from the bacterium genome contains:
- a CDS encoding tetratricopeptide repeat protein encodes the protein MRIILIFACILAAAPVGGVSDEFLGVDDAADAPSALAAASAAGQWGRAGWLAMVYVGDEAQAREFFARALAADADDAAALEGAAWLDFTQGRIDEAFSYWRRYLELYPDGDAAGALVSTLRFFDGVVPTYYEAPDFLLELAARPGCPPATRDAAQRTAETLLLQFGRWEDAAALARERGYVGDVALCGIFNKYGLADIDHRFKPEESLTPAPPVTLGEAAWRRGEGRFGLIDVGGTLGSNVGVAYVTAVFELPAGEYWLEVQSDDWFRAFLGGVDVLSNHPGDGPSSSLHRGKFKAAGGRQRLLVKTLKNNDPLFDTDGEWAFKARFLRTSDLAPVAVAVEQDDFAEGGLPASSLADNPAPTPDGTLARFYRALDEFAVGAYGDGVDEIDDALAAAPSCAFFYVAGAYGRILAGGEYNLADAKSQLRRARAEDPACVVATEELAVFASYEGKRDEAVDYYRETLRANPAYVSSVCGLVDIAAREGWDAELLRQGERALNINPAAHRALLQLGDFYYDNDNTARAVDYYEKYVAVKADDAYARAKLAEAYLFLGQPEKAAAHYREILAFDPYDEDAYLGMADLAARRGDEGAALEWFEKGAAALPRSAEIRRQWGYYLRSLGAGEDAFGVLREALALDVSDFRTRHYLEREGAIPADAVAKALSVEVDDLLQKKVEDGDYPRADSVMLLDQSVVYLNNDFTFRESNHNLMEIVSDAGRERWGEITVMSGAGTEIVEARTHAASGDVVDAVSIKDSDGYKVISMERVVPGAVLEVAYDLNINKRMIFNLLQYYSQPFYMAELGEALLSTRFAVVVGDDFPAGDRLEFKAGNQRLKAKRVRGDGRTAYIFQRRDVPAIVEEPMMPAKEAYAPYVRVTTMSDVDTVAEWYRGELFGKFDVDDFLRKRLAVVELPEGGDAARAAAVYYFVLREVESSGGSVYYPAPARLTAFRGRGRTVDRAVLIVALCRELGIPVKLALVGTGGSKNEWDVVTPELFDTVLVYFPTLGAQGTYADPLLDTFAFGDVWTAAYGKPALIVDDEGFEIGRVPTGPFEEDSIALEMDLELDWSGGATFKGRRAYRGLRGAYRESFTNPEEQEANVEVSLSRIFAAATIDGYSFDNLYDLSGEFALNFEGSVPNFARVRGGDLAVRVVPYELTLAQVFISAEKRRYPLRIERPEAWVDDVRVKIPRGYGVRWMPGDEHLRGPKSEYTLELGLEGDRLIIKRRLFIDQGDISPGDYKKFVKFCREVDRLEKKEVILAPKPLDKP
- a CDS encoding undecaprenyl-phosphate glucose phosphotransferase, producing MAFALILALLDALVIVVAFAGAYFFRFGLLPMLPGIGRPPFEPYLYPLPVVVVLWLTILKALDLYGRRGRNFGWDTVFALLGGVLLGSVFLGGVGFVYRGFSYSRLVLAVAAVFAFMGLCVARAAAVYVRGYLLKRGVGAKRTLVVGTSVAANELCKRLLDGPASDYYLVGVIRAGGEAEKGCKVLGDLEDFFEVVGRERVAVVFFGGDVPDQVLLDLVLECDIKGVEVRMLPSTLELMTSKVYADEALGIPVFALRQFRLTGFNRFIKRVMDVVAATSLLAAFAPVWAVTALVIKMTSPGPVLYRQVRVGQDGRTFELFKFRSMRQDAEAETGPVFAKANDERVTLFGRFLRRTSLDEVPQLLNVLKGDMAAVGPRPERPYFVEKFASDVPRYVERHKVKSGMTGWAQVNGFRGNTSIAQRVEYDLYYIENWSLLFDLQIILRTLAQVIWGKGQ